Proteins from a single region of Bdellovibrio bacteriovorus:
- a CDS encoding penicillin-insensitive murein endopeptidase, producing MVATQSIGAVNSGRLENAVNILNWQKEHAPAGFNVIRPFRKTHFATNEMAYILRIIGKTTLNTVPSYVVPVGDISLEKGGTIYNDQGKARHKSHKTGRDADVGYYYENKTLMTNLFSAVKNKKSWMPEQQWALFKTIVRTQYIDRIFVHPALKRELCDVAIKKGEIDKNAKSGVAFETLRRLIPDSGHDTHFHVRVKCSKAQYACKQMVDPEAKTGCF from the coding sequence ATGGTCGCGACTCAATCTATTGGTGCGGTGAATTCGGGTCGCTTAGAAAATGCGGTCAATATCCTTAATTGGCAAAAAGAACATGCGCCCGCAGGTTTCAATGTGATTCGCCCTTTTAGAAAAACTCATTTTGCCACCAATGAAATGGCTTACATTCTTCGAATTATCGGAAAAACAACTTTGAACACGGTTCCGAGCTATGTTGTTCCGGTGGGCGATATTTCTTTAGAAAAAGGTGGCACCATTTACAACGACCAGGGGAAGGCGCGACATAAATCTCATAAAACGGGTCGTGATGCCGATGTGGGGTATTATTACGAAAACAAAACTTTGATGACGAACTTGTTTTCGGCCGTCAAAAATAAAAAATCTTGGATGCCCGAGCAGCAATGGGCACTTTTTAAAACGATCGTCCGCACTCAGTATATCGACCGCATCTTTGTTCATCCGGCGCTGAAGCGTGAACTGTGTGATGTGGCCATAAAAAAAGGCGAGATCGATAAAAATGCAAAATCTGGTGTGGCGTTTGAAACTTTACGTCGCTTGATCCCGGACTCAGGTCATGACACCCACTTCCATGTCCGTGTTAAGTGCTCCAAGGCTCAATACGCCTGTAAGCAGATGGTAGATCCCGAAGCAAAAACCGGATGTTTTTGA
- a CDS encoding phosphatase domain-containing protein, with translation MADWRDRSEMNGDVVFFRYVSEGMERSHDEVFVWDLDKTYLDTTIDSLSGLLTTVLERALNKKNVPGTNVLLQSLSSYRKSQKGYMYFPIYFITASPPQMEERISEKFSLDNIRPFGCFYKDNLANLRPGRFWRLTKQVGYKLQALMQLRTRLGDNVRQIFWGDDSETDAIIYNLYSDICSRRLGPHEIRNTLERLNVTGEQVGTILDLQAQIPENDPVEKIYINLATDTDPDYYLKFGRRTLATYNTFQVALDLFQDHRLDLEGIYGVIQDMVYNYGYTPEELMKSLDEFIRRGVIGERAFQEVRPFFIEKGLMHHSYEPSVAPLKEKTVQEGRVFEMEGVHEPWIPDRIDYLHDYR, from the coding sequence ATGGCAGATTGGCGTGATCGCAGTGAAATGAATGGGGATGTGGTTTTCTTTCGTTACGTGTCCGAAGGCATGGAGCGAAGCCACGACGAGGTCTTTGTTTGGGACCTCGACAAAACTTATCTTGATACCACCATCGATTCTTTATCTGGTCTTTTAACCACCGTCTTAGAACGTGCTTTGAACAAAAAAAATGTTCCGGGCACGAACGTTCTTTTGCAGTCGTTGTCTAGTTATCGAAAAAGTCAAAAAGGTTATATGTATTTTCCGATTTATTTTATCACGGCCTCACCGCCGCAGATGGAAGAACGGATCTCAGAAAAGTTTTCTTTAGATAACATCCGTCCCTTTGGCTGTTTTTATAAAGACAATTTAGCCAATCTTCGCCCGGGTCGCTTTTGGCGTTTGACCAAACAAGTCGGGTACAAGCTGCAAGCCTTAATGCAATTACGCACGCGGTTGGGTGATAATGTGCGCCAGATTTTCTGGGGCGATGACAGTGAAACAGATGCCATCATCTATAATCTGTATTCAGATATTTGTTCGCGTCGCTTGGGGCCTCACGAAATTCGCAACACCTTAGAACGCTTAAACGTCACGGGCGAACAAGTGGGAACGATTTTAGATCTGCAAGCGCAAATCCCCGAAAATGATCCCGTGGAAAAGATCTATATCAACTTAGCGACCGACACCGATCCCGACTATTATTTGAAATTTGGCCGTCGCACGCTAGCGACCTATAACACCTTTCAAGTCGCCTTAGATCTGTTTCAAGATCATCGCTTGGACCTTGAAGGCATTTACGGCGTCATTCAAGACATGGTGTATAACTATGGGTATACTCCAGAAGAGTTGATGAAAAGCCTGGATGAATTCATCCGTCGCGGCGTGATCGGGGAAAGAGCTTTCCAAGAAGTGCGCCCTTTCTTTATCGAAAAAGGATTGATGCATCACTCGTATGAGCCGTCCGTGGCCCCATTAAAAGAAAAGACCGTTCAAGAAGGACGTGTTTTTGAAATGGAAGGCGTCCACGAGCCCTGGATTCCTGATCGCATCGATTACTTGCATGACTATAGATAG
- a CDS encoding TonB family protein, with amino-acid sequence MAKTNDTPPKKTNWLIPALIAAGVLSLLLSLFIASQTEKQKPGDRPLARLELNLGKVFVLRKNLTQKEILTRRSTLFALDSVETGPDGDATMEFDSAYRIRIQENSMITLDAESDRIVLIIKRGDVQVENYGREGSVFVSREGVRWNATDYEMNYKKQAPPTSLPELAPQDTATTEAPKVEGLTAEHIQDTLKTYRPSFFKCYTQLLQKTPGVVGQASLSFTIERTGRVNQAEVASSSINDPDFKKCLLEAIRRVEFKSFSGDPISTVFPLRFE; translated from the coding sequence ATGGCGAAGACGAACGACACCCCACCCAAAAAAACCAATTGGCTTATTCCCGCACTCATCGCAGCGGGTGTTCTAAGTCTGCTGCTTTCTCTCTTTATCGCCTCCCAAACAGAAAAACAAAAACCGGGCGATCGTCCTTTGGCGCGTCTTGAATTGAATTTAGGAAAAGTTTTTGTTTTACGTAAAAACCTCACCCAAAAAGAAATCCTGACCCGAAGATCGACGTTATTTGCCTTAGACTCTGTCGAAACCGGTCCCGACGGAGATGCCACCATGGAGTTTGATTCGGCCTATCGGATCCGTATCCAAGAAAATTCGATGATCACCCTGGACGCCGAGAGCGATCGGATTGTTTTGATTATCAAACGAGGTGATGTGCAGGTTGAAAACTATGGCCGCGAAGGCAGTGTTTTTGTTTCGCGCGAGGGTGTTCGTTGGAACGCGACGGATTACGAAATGAATTATAAAAAACAGGCGCCTCCGACGTCTCTGCCGGAGCTGGCTCCCCAAGACACCGCAACGACCGAAGCCCCCAAAGTGGAAGGGCTCACCGCAGAACATATTCAAGATACTTTAAAAACGTATCGTCCTTCATTTTTTAAATGCTACACCCAGCTTTTACAAAAAACCCCCGGTGTTGTGGGCCAAGCCTCATTAAGCTTTACGATTGAAAGAACGGGTCGCGTAAATCAAGCCGAGGTTGCTTCCTCAAGCATCAATGATCCCGACTTCAAAAAATGCTTGCTTGAGGCCATACGCCGCGTGGAATTTAAGTCCTTCTCGGGCGATCCGATCTCAACAGTTTTCCCACTGCGTTTTGAATAA
- the secG gene encoding preprotein translocase subunit SecG, which translates to MTNFIGILHILAALILIVLVLIQDSKSDGALGIGGASGSNSLLGATGAQTLAGKMTVWAAIIFACTCLTLAVLTSSHTKSVVDGLPLPAAPVTQENPAAEASGVTQGQSATAPAATETTPAATAAPATK; encoded by the coding sequence ATGACAAATTTCATCGGAATTCTGCATATCTTGGCGGCCCTTATTTTGATCGTTTTGGTCTTGATCCAAGACTCTAAAAGCGATGGCGCTTTGGGTATTGGCGGTGCCAGCGGCTCAAATTCTCTTTTAGGTGCTACAGGTGCGCAGACTTTGGCCGGTAAAATGACAGTATGGGCAGCAATCATTTTTGCCTGCACATGCTTAACTTTGGCGGTATTGACTTCATCTCATACTAAATCAGTCGTCGACGGACTTCCGCTTCCAGCAGCTCCAGTAACTCAGGAAAATCCTGCAGCGGAAGCAAGCGGTGTGACTCAAGGTCAATCAGCAACGGCACCCGCTGCTACCGAAACAACTCCGGCAGCAACAGCCGCTCCTGCAACTAAGTAA
- a CDS encoding sialate O-acetylesterase: MTLPALSAEEGFKGYDILVLGGQSNAAGWGIGEQAADSPSLDHKIFQWDWQNSKIADQPAQEPIKSPAQTNPRKIRGFVLPFAKIYSEKALAPGRALLIINGAVGGSNITEWHSEKAYYQQLISAAQKVLQQPGLENKVVGILWHQGEADIKLAATDPQWKARSVLYQSQLQEVVHAFQKDLTNRNAETPVFIAGEMSREWMDHSLIKDHYVNGMHRSLKNLEKTGFVDSAGLAGNPKDKIHFDGPSQALLGLRYFKKFNDLTQIVPSCKNVF, translated from the coding sequence TTGACCCTTCCTGCCCTGTCGGCAGAAGAAGGATTTAAAGGCTATGATATCCTCGTTCTTGGCGGCCAATCCAATGCGGCGGGCTGGGGCATTGGCGAACAAGCCGCAGACTCCCCCTCTTTAGATCACAAGATTTTTCAATGGGACTGGCAAAATTCAAAAATCGCTGATCAACCCGCCCAAGAACCCATTAAGAGCCCGGCGCAAACCAACCCTCGAAAAATTCGCGGATTCGTTCTCCCTTTTGCAAAAATTTATTCTGAAAAAGCACTGGCTCCAGGTCGGGCCTTGTTAATTATTAACGGCGCGGTGGGTGGCAGTAACATCACCGAATGGCACTCAGAAAAAGCTTATTACCAGCAGCTAATTTCAGCCGCGCAAAAAGTTTTGCAGCAACCTGGTTTAGAAAACAAAGTCGTTGGCATCCTTTGGCATCAGGGCGAGGCCGACATTAAACTTGCCGCCACAGATCCTCAGTGGAAAGCGCGCAGCGTCCTTTACCAAAGTCAATTACAAGAAGTTGTTCACGCTTTTCAAAAAGATTTAACCAACCGCAACGCCGAAACACCGGTGTTTATCGCCGGGGAAATGTCCCGTGAATGGATGGATCACTCCCTGATCAAAGACCATTATGTAAATGGGATGCATCGGTCTTTAAAAAATCTTGAAAAAACCGGGTTTGTCGATTCTGCAGGACTTGCCGGAAATCCTAAAGACAAAATTCACTTTGATGGGCCTTCGCAAGCTTTGCTGGGGCTAAGGTACTTTAAAAAATTTAACGACCTCACCCAAATCGTTCCATCCTGCAAAAATGTTTTTTAA
- the tmk gene encoding dTMP kinase: MRFIVFEGLDGSGKSSLMKALEQELEKRSVKFIRTREPGGTPLGDEIRNMILRKEGPAPVSRAELLLYEASRAQLVEQVIRPALQNKTWVLCDRFAASSVAFQGGGRGISENDVHTLNSFATGDLKADLTVLLDLSVEESRRRRQGRGEANGESEDRIESEADSFHEKVRQSFLKQAAAEPKTWLVLNAQETPAQLFEKLLAAVQQRGLL; the protein is encoded by the coding sequence ATGCGATTTATTGTATTTGAGGGCTTAGACGGCTCTGGCAAAAGTTCACTGATGAAAGCTTTAGAGCAAGAGCTTGAAAAGCGTTCGGTGAAATTTATCCGCACTCGCGAGCCTGGTGGAACCCCGCTGGGTGATGAAATCAGAAATATGATCCTAAGAAAAGAAGGTCCGGCTCCGGTGTCTCGTGCGGAATTGCTTTTGTACGAAGCCAGTCGCGCCCAACTTGTAGAACAAGTGATTCGTCCGGCATTGCAAAACAAAACCTGGGTTCTTTGTGATCGTTTTGCTGCCAGCTCTGTCGCCTTTCAAGGGGGCGGTCGCGGTATTTCTGAAAATGATGTTCATACTTTAAATAGTTTTGCGACCGGCGATTTGAAAGCAGATCTGACGGTTCTTTTAGATCTTTCCGTGGAAGAATCACGCCGTCGTCGTCAAGGGCGAGGTGAGGCTAACGGCGAATCTGAAGATCGCATTGAATCGGAAGCCGATAGCTTTCATGAAAAAGTTCGACAGAGCTTTTTAAAACAAGCGGCGGCCGAACCGAAAACCTGGTTGGTGCTGAATGCGCAGGAAACTCCAGCGCAGCTTTTTGAAAAGTTATTAGCCGCTGTTCAGCAAAGAGGACTTCTGTAA
- the holB gene encoding DNA polymerase III subunit delta' gives MARLLDFILGHQEIITKLVSSFEQGKPGQTYLFVGPSGIGKKMTAMGLAQALMCPQSRRGCGKCPSCFRVAQGTHEGLKIVSPSGTNIKMEQAKEVLDFLSLRSLSGNRVIIIDQAQSLNPQAANALLKTLEEPPEGTFFFLISPSVAGLLPTIRSRSRVVQFKPLKAEDLSKKSKAPAWALNAAGGSFEKLAQLQEGPEQEVRQKAIELLTVFLNDQDFLLSELWRSEFKDRAQGARIVSYWAGFMKDAVYLQEGQKTQIVNLDQPSLIKTLAENSREFLLNLIQKTLQVEQSLLAHRDAQLVMEEFYITSRPQ, from the coding sequence GTGGCACGGCTGCTAGATTTTATTTTAGGTCATCAAGAGATCATCACGAAGCTTGTCAGTTCGTTTGAACAAGGCAAGCCCGGGCAGACCTATTTATTCGTCGGTCCTTCAGGGATCGGTAAAAAGATGACCGCGATGGGTTTAGCGCAAGCTTTGATGTGTCCGCAAAGTCGTCGCGGCTGTGGCAAGTGTCCATCGTGTTTTCGCGTGGCTCAAGGCACTCATGAAGGCTTAAAAATAGTTTCGCCTAGTGGGACGAACATCAAAATGGAGCAAGCTAAAGAAGTTTTAGACTTCTTAAGTTTGCGAAGTCTGAGTGGCAACCGTGTGATCATCATTGATCAAGCTCAATCTTTAAATCCCCAGGCGGCCAATGCCCTTTTAAAAACTTTGGAAGAACCACCGGAAGGTACTTTCTTCTTTTTGATTTCCCCGAGTGTGGCGGGGTTGTTACCGACCATCCGGTCGCGCTCTCGCGTCGTGCAGTTTAAGCCTTTAAAGGCCGAGGATCTTTCTAAAAAGTCCAAAGCTCCGGCGTGGGCCCTGAATGCGGCGGGAGGCAGTTTTGAAAAACTAGCGCAATTGCAAGAGGGTCCGGAGCAAGAGGTGCGTCAAAAAGCGATTGAGCTTTTGACGGTGTTTTTAAATGACCAAGATTTCTTGTTAAGTGAACTGTGGCGTTCCGAATTCAAAGACCGTGCACAAGGAGCTCGCATTGTTAGTTATTGGGCAGGATTCATGAAAGATGCCGTTTATCTGCAAGAAGGTCAAAAGACACAAATCGTGAACTTGGATCAGCCCAGCCTTATTAAGACTTTGGCCGAAAACAGTCGTGAGTTTTTATTAAATCTGATTCAAAAGACCCTGCAAGTCGAGCAATCCTTGTTAGCCCATCGTGATGCCCAGCTGGTGATGGAGGAATTTTACATCACCTCTCGACCTCAATAA
- a CDS encoding TatD family hydrolase: protein MEWIDIHAHLNMLEEGVEAAIHNAQSVGVKKIITIGTDPGDHPLVLDIARKYYPDVYCTLGVHPHDGKVYTEDVGKFIEMHATDREVVAVGEIGLDYYYNQSPVEDQKHAFRAQLEIAKLTGLPVEIHTRDAEADTIEILKEFKGDVRGVIHCFTGTEWLAKEALDVGFNISISGVVTFKNADSLRDTVKMLPVDRIHVETDAPFLAPIPMRGKKNTPAYVLHTAEFVANLKGLSIETLCEQTKKNALDMFPKVQWN from the coding sequence ATGGAATGGATCGATATACACGCACATTTAAATATGCTCGAAGAGGGCGTTGAAGCCGCAATTCATAACGCTCAATCGGTGGGGGTTAAAAAAATCATCACCATTGGGACGGATCCTGGCGATCATCCTTTGGTTTTAGATATTGCCCGCAAATATTATCCCGACGTGTATTGCACGTTGGGTGTCCATCCCCATGACGGAAAAGTTTATACCGAAGACGTCGGAAAATTTATCGAGATGCACGCCACAGATCGCGAGGTCGTCGCCGTCGGTGAAATCGGTTTAGATTATTACTACAATCAGTCTCCGGTCGAGGATCAAAAACATGCCTTCCGTGCCCAGCTCGAAATTGCCAAGCTCACCGGTTTGCCAGTCGAAATTCACACTCGTGATGCCGAAGCGGATACGATTGAAATTCTTAAGGAATTCAAAGGCGATGTGCGCGGGGTGATTCACTGTTTCACCGGTACGGAATGGTTAGCCAAAGAAGCTTTAGACGTTGGGTTTAATATTTCCATCAGCGGTGTTGTGACCTTTAAGAATGCCGACAGTCTGCGAGATACAGTGAAAATGTTGCCGGTGGATCGCATTCATGTCGAAACGGACGCGCCATTCTTAGCCCCCATACCCATGCGCGGTAAAAAAAATACGCCCGCTTATGTGTTGCATACGGCAGAGTTTGTGGCGAATTTAAAAGGACTTTCCATTGAGACTCTGTGTGAGCAAACCAAGAAAAATGCTTTAGATATGTTTCCGAAAGTTCAGTGGAACTAA